Proteins from a genomic interval of Mycobacterium conspicuum:
- a CDS encoding CaiB/BaiF CoA transferase family protein, with amino-acid sequence MLDGIRVLDLATLAAAPLVATYLGEFGAEVIKVEDPRHGDPIRGWGHQRDGVGLMWKSLSRNKRSITLDLRCVEGQALVRRLVEHADVAIFNTRPQTLRKWGLDYESLRAVNDRIVMLHITGYGLTGPKSERPGFGTLGEAMSGFAHITGPAGGPPTLPPFMLADGVASLNATYAVMMALYHRDVHGGPGQLIDVNLIDPLARLLEQTLLGYDQLGLVPERAGNRWDISAPRNTYQTADGHWLAMSGSSPALALRVFRAIGRDDLLEDPDFSDPQRRLARAREVDAVVADWVGTKTLSEAMAAFEKHEVAAAPVYDIRDLVADEQLAHRGVFVSVEDDELGPMTVQAPVPRFSLTSGTVDRLGPRLGEHNAEVYGELLGLTSDELDDLRARGVL; translated from the coding sequence ATGCTTGACGGTATTCGCGTGCTCGACCTCGCCACTTTGGCGGCCGCGCCGCTGGTCGCCACCTATCTGGGCGAGTTCGGCGCCGAGGTGATCAAGGTCGAGGATCCGCGGCACGGTGATCCGATCCGCGGATGGGGCCATCAGCGTGATGGCGTCGGCCTGATGTGGAAGTCGTTGTCGCGCAACAAGCGATCGATCACCTTGGACCTGCGCTGCGTCGAAGGCCAGGCGCTGGTGCGGCGCCTGGTCGAGCACGCCGATGTTGCCATCTTCAACACCCGGCCGCAGACGTTACGCAAATGGGGCCTGGACTACGAAAGTTTGCGCGCCGTCAATGACCGGATCGTGATGCTGCACATCACCGGCTACGGGTTGACCGGGCCGAAGAGTGAGCGCCCGGGTTTCGGCACGCTCGGGGAAGCGATGAGCGGATTCGCCCACATCACCGGGCCCGCCGGTGGCCCGCCCACGCTGCCGCCGTTCATGCTCGCCGATGGCGTCGCGTCGTTGAATGCCACCTACGCGGTGATGATGGCGCTCTACCACCGCGACGTGCACGGCGGACCCGGGCAGCTGATCGACGTCAACCTCATCGACCCACTCGCCCGGCTTTTGGAGCAGACGCTGTTGGGCTACGACCAATTGGGGCTGGTGCCCGAGCGCGCCGGCAACCGCTGGGACATCTCGGCGCCGCGCAATACCTACCAGACCGCCGACGGGCACTGGCTGGCCATGTCCGGGAGTTCACCGGCGTTGGCGTTGCGGGTGTTTCGGGCGATCGGGCGCGACGACCTGCTCGAAGACCCGGACTTCTCCGACCCGCAACGACGCCTCGCCCGTGCCCGCGAGGTCGACGCCGTAGTGGCGGATTGGGTTGGCACCAAGACGCTTTCGGAAGCCATGGCGGCCTTCGAGAAACACGAGGTGGCCGCGGCCCCGGTGTACGACATCCGTGACCTGGTCGCCGACGAGCAGCTGGCGCATCGCGGCGTGTTCGTCTCGGTCGAGGACGACGAGCTCGGGCCGATGACGGTACAGGCCCCAGTGCCGCGGTTCTCGTTGACGTCCGGCACAGTTGACCGTCTGGGACCGCGTCTGGGCGAACACAATGCCGAGGTCTATGGCGAGCTACTCGGCTTGACCTCGGATGAACTCGACGACCTGCGCGCCCGCGGCGTGTTGTGA
- a CDS encoding LLM class flavin-dependent oxidoreductase, producing the protein MADRRHDKMALVAFMQAGSTSVYAGSWRHPATEHHYLDASYYAKIGRQLEEGCFDLMFFDDRLAMPGVYGGSVNEAVHYGARPVKLDLGVVLGVLAQATSRIGLGATYSTTYYAPFHVARTFASLDHLSHGRAAWNVVTSVNDSEAQNFGVEAHLGHDERYDRADEFMDVVTGLWDTWEDDALLHNRESGQFADPAKVHELGHSGRYFSARGPLTVPRTPQGRPVIIQAGSSGRGREFASRWAELIFTGDPGLDVARSHYTDQKDRIADAGRDPATVRICPMAYAVVGESEAHAKDREALFLNDLVHPMASLTLLSELMNYDFAQHDLDDPVTDELIASASGIRGLVQNLRTHIGGDTVTVRDLAGHRATLLQGPRFVGTGEQVADQMADWFESGACDGFVLAATHLPGAFEDVVRMVVPQLQRRGLFRTEYESSTLRGHLGLQRPSNKRVHASANA; encoded by the coding sequence ATGGCTGATCGACGACACGACAAGATGGCGCTGGTTGCCTTCATGCAGGCGGGCAGCACCTCGGTCTACGCAGGATCGTGGCGGCATCCCGCGACCGAGCACCACTACCTTGATGCCTCCTACTACGCGAAAATCGGGCGGCAGCTCGAAGAAGGCTGCTTCGATCTGATGTTCTTCGACGACCGCCTGGCGATGCCGGGCGTGTACGGCGGATCGGTCAACGAAGCGGTGCACTACGGAGCCCGGCCGGTCAAGCTCGACCTCGGCGTGGTGCTCGGCGTCCTGGCGCAGGCGACATCGCGCATTGGGCTTGGTGCGACGTACTCGACCACCTACTACGCTCCGTTTCACGTCGCTAGAACCTTCGCCTCGCTCGACCACCTTTCGCACGGGCGGGCCGCGTGGAACGTCGTCACCTCGGTCAACGACAGCGAGGCCCAGAACTTCGGCGTCGAGGCCCACCTCGGACACGACGAACGCTACGACCGTGCCGACGAATTCATGGATGTGGTGACCGGCCTGTGGGATACCTGGGAGGACGACGCCCTCCTGCATAACCGCGAGTCAGGGCAGTTCGCCGATCCCGCCAAGGTCCACGAACTGGGCCACTCAGGCCGTTACTTCTCCGCGCGCGGTCCACTGACCGTGCCGCGCACACCGCAGGGGAGACCGGTCATCATCCAGGCCGGTTCGTCAGGGCGCGGACGGGAGTTCGCTTCCCGCTGGGCCGAATTGATCTTCACCGGCGACCCCGGGCTGGACGTCGCGCGCAGCCACTACACCGACCAAAAGGATCGCATCGCCGACGCCGGACGCGATCCTGCTACGGTGCGCATCTGCCCGATGGCTTACGCTGTGGTCGGCGAATCCGAGGCGCACGCCAAGGACCGCGAAGCCTTGTTCCTGAACGATTTGGTGCACCCCATGGCATCGCTGACACTGTTGTCGGAGTTGATGAATTACGACTTCGCGCAACACGATCTGGACGACCCGGTTACCGATGAGCTCATCGCGTCGGCCTCCGGTATCCGTGGCCTGGTGCAAAATCTGCGCACCCACATCGGCGGGGACACCGTGACGGTGCGTGACCTGGCGGGCCACCGGGCCACGCTGCTGCAGGGGCCGCGGTTCGTCGGGACCGGGGAACAGGTCGCCGATCAGATGGCGGATTGGTTCGAAAGCGGCGCGTGCGATGGCTTCGTCCTGGCGGCGACGCATTTGCCGGGTGCGTTCGAAGACGTGGTGCGGATGGTGGTCCCGCAGCTGCAGCGCCGCGGGCTGTTCCGCACCGAGTACGAGTCGTCGACGTTGCGGGGACACCTTGGGCTGCAACGGCCTTCAAACAAACGGGTCCATGCCAGTGCAAATGCTTGA
- a CDS encoding GntR family transcriptional regulator, whose amino-acid sequence MAAIDISGTVRERAARELRDRILTGALPAGSRVDLDAITEEFATSRTPVREALLELSFEGLVQVAPRSGITVLGISPEDVLDSFTILGVLTGQAAAWAAERIEPDELAMLRELAADVAARSGDDSIGEANWHFHQKIHHAAHSPRLMTQIKQAARVVPSNFLTLFPDHEKHSLDEHQQLLDALGDKDAERARAIAERHVLDAGRSLVDWLEPRG is encoded by the coding sequence ATGGCAGCCATCGACATCTCCGGCACCGTGCGGGAACGCGCCGCGCGCGAACTGCGCGATCGCATTCTCACCGGCGCCCTGCCCGCCGGCTCACGCGTCGATCTCGACGCCATCACCGAGGAGTTCGCGACGAGCCGCACGCCGGTGCGCGAAGCACTGCTCGAGTTGTCCTTCGAGGGCCTGGTTCAAGTCGCGCCACGGAGCGGGATCACGGTCCTCGGCATCAGCCCGGAGGACGTCCTGGACAGCTTCACCATCTTGGGCGTGCTGACGGGGCAGGCGGCCGCGTGGGCTGCCGAGCGAATCGAGCCCGACGAACTCGCGATGCTGCGCGAGCTCGCCGCCGACGTCGCCGCGCGCTCCGGCGACGACAGCATCGGCGAGGCGAATTGGCATTTTCACCAAAAGATTCACCACGCCGCGCACTCGCCACGGCTGATGACCCAGATCAAGCAGGCGGCACGCGTGGTGCCGAGCAACTTTCTCACCTTGTTCCCCGACCACGAGAAGCATTCGCTCGACGAGCACCAACAGCTGCTCGACGCGCTCGGCGACAAAGACGCCGAGCGGGCGCGCGCGATCGCCGAGCGGCATGTGTTGGATGCGGGTCGGTCGCTGGTGGACTGGCTGGAGCCGCGAGGCTAG
- a CDS encoding ATP-binding protein, with translation MVGPSDARPVPTCSGGRMAVRSCRACGLGLRDGARFCDGCGASVSAGREQAEYKQVTVLFADVVGSMQLAAALGPEALRDVVTQVFSRSAVAVERYGGTVDKFTGDGIMAVFGAPAALEDHALRACLAALNIQGEIQKLAGEIRRRDDGIAVQVRVGLNSGQVVAGEIGSGAAGYTAIGEQVGMAQRMESVAPPGGVMLSESTARLVENVALLGDLEMVRIKGSKAAVPARRLLAVSADRIAPQRREPTLVGRTWELNTIAGILDQSIDGNGCVVGVVGPAGIGKSRAVGEAVQLAIGRGLDVFSTYCESHTRDVPFHVVGRLLQAVFGISDVAAQVARARVRTRIPDASPEDLLLLDDLLRIADPAVALPAITPDARRRRLGAMLNAAALARTTPALFVVEDAHWIDEASETMLAEFATVVPQTRSLVLITYRPEYRGTLSHTSGAQTIALGPLNTSQTLALIRELLGSHPSVTGLAQQIAEQAAGNPFFAEEIVRDLAGRGVLYGEQGHYECRDDSVAISLPGTLQATIAARIDRLAAAAKQALYAGAVIGARFRPDVLAIVLGDNGSPDEALTELMAVELIDQVRFTPHAEFAFRHPLIPTVAYESQLKAGRAELHRRVADVIQQGDSGSDENAALIAEHLEAADDPHAAFDWHMRAAAWSNFRDRAAARASWARARQVADRLAAEDPDRLRMQIEPRTLLCATAFLANVGFDDVGFDELHELCATAGDKVSLAIGMSGAILAMATNGRPRDAADLCPEFTELVDAIGDPALTVGLFQAALYAYSEAGEVVEAVRLGQRVIDLADGDPTMGNLILGSPLSMTLGITGLAKMRLGIAGWKEDADAAVAMASRFDATSHVSAIMWKYVGAIPFGVLVADGTAVAETSFALRIAEQAGDDFLLGLAQLTHGLTLIQRGGLERDEGLSLLRRVRESAERGRFVRVAIPIVDPYLARELARTGEIDKAIDLARSVFDDDFETGEMFWVWLAATVLVESLLARRGDRDLADAQIAMDRLAASSPGPEYLHHELTVLRLRGLLAQAQGDAFAHQQFMESFRAKAAAAGFEPLASRQG, from the coding sequence ATGGTTGGGCCATCGGATGCTCGGCCAGTGCCCACTTGTAGCGGAGGTCGGATGGCGGTGCGGTCCTGTCGGGCGTGCGGCCTGGGGCTTCGCGACGGCGCCAGGTTCTGCGACGGCTGTGGCGCCTCGGTGAGCGCCGGACGTGAGCAGGCCGAGTACAAACAGGTGACGGTGTTGTTTGCCGATGTGGTGGGCTCGATGCAACTTGCCGCGGCGTTAGGTCCAGAGGCGTTGCGTGATGTCGTGACGCAGGTGTTCAGTCGCTCGGCGGTGGCCGTCGAGCGGTACGGCGGCACTGTCGACAAATTCACCGGCGACGGGATCATGGCCGTGTTCGGCGCGCCGGCGGCGCTGGAGGACCACGCGCTGCGTGCCTGTCTGGCCGCGCTAAATATCCAAGGCGAGATCCAAAAGCTGGCCGGCGAAATAAGGCGACGCGACGACGGCATTGCGGTGCAGGTACGGGTCGGGCTCAACTCCGGCCAGGTTGTTGCCGGTGAAATTGGTTCTGGTGCAGCCGGTTACACCGCGATCGGCGAGCAGGTGGGCATGGCGCAGCGGATGGAGTCGGTGGCCCCGCCCGGTGGGGTGATGCTGAGCGAATCCACTGCGCGGCTGGTCGAAAATGTGGCGCTCCTCGGCGACTTGGAAATGGTGCGCATCAAGGGTTCAAAGGCCGCGGTGCCGGCGCGTCGTCTGCTGGCCGTGAGCGCTGACCGCATAGCGCCCCAACGACGCGAACCGACCCTGGTTGGTCGAACCTGGGAGTTGAACACTATCGCGGGGATTTTGGATCAGTCGATCGACGGAAACGGCTGTGTGGTCGGGGTGGTGGGCCCCGCGGGCATTGGAAAAAGCCGGGCAGTCGGCGAGGCGGTGCAACTGGCAATCGGCCGCGGGCTGGACGTTTTCAGCACCTATTGCGAATCGCACACCCGAGACGTGCCTTTCCATGTGGTCGGACGGCTACTACAAGCCGTATTCGGAATCAGCGATGTCGCCGCCCAGGTCGCGCGGGCACGGGTGCGCACACGCATACCTGACGCCAGCCCTGAGGATCTGCTGTTGCTCGACGATCTGCTCAGGATCGCCGATCCCGCAGTCGCATTGCCTGCCATCACTCCCGACGCCCGTCGACGCCGGCTGGGTGCCATGCTCAACGCGGCCGCGCTGGCCCGCACCACCCCTGCGCTCTTCGTGGTCGAGGACGCGCACTGGATCGACGAGGCCAGCGAGACGATGCTCGCCGAGTTCGCGACTGTGGTCCCCCAAACCCGGTCGCTTGTGCTGATCACCTACCGTCCCGAATATCGGGGCACTCTGTCGCATACCTCCGGCGCCCAGACGATCGCCCTGGGCCCACTGAATACCTCGCAAACTCTTGCACTGATACGCGAGTTGTTGGGATCGCACCCGTCGGTCACAGGATTGGCTCAGCAGATCGCTGAGCAGGCCGCTGGGAACCCTTTCTTCGCCGAAGAGATCGTCCGTGACCTCGCCGGGCGAGGCGTCCTTTACGGCGAGCAGGGACACTATGAATGCCGCGACGACAGTGTCGCGATCAGCCTGCCGGGCACGCTGCAGGCCACCATCGCCGCACGCATCGACCGCTTGGCGGCCGCGGCCAAACAAGCGCTGTACGCCGGGGCGGTCATCGGGGCGCGGTTCCGGCCGGACGTACTCGCAATTGTGCTCGGGGACAACGGGTCTCCCGATGAAGCTCTCACCGAGCTCATGGCGGTGGAACTGATCGATCAGGTGCGATTCACCCCGCACGCCGAGTTTGCTTTTCGGCACCCGCTGATCCCCACGGTCGCCTACGAGTCGCAGCTCAAGGCAGGGCGTGCCGAGTTGCACAGACGCGTGGCCGACGTCATTCAACAGGGGGATTCCGGAAGCGATGAAAACGCCGCGCTGATCGCCGAACACCTCGAAGCCGCCGATGACCCACACGCAGCGTTTGACTGGCACATGCGCGCTGCCGCGTGGTCCAACTTCCGCGACCGCGCCGCGGCTAGGGCGAGCTGGGCGCGGGCCCGTCAGGTCGCCGACCGCCTAGCTGCCGAAGACCCGGACCGGCTGCGGATGCAAATCGAGCCCAGAACTTTGTTGTGCGCCACAGCATTCCTGGCGAATGTCGGCTTCGACGACGTGGGATTCGACGAACTCCACGAACTGTGCGCGACGGCCGGCGACAAAGTTTCGCTCGCGATTGGCATGTCCGGAGCGATTCTGGCGATGGCAACCAACGGGCGCCCGCGCGATGCCGCCGACCTCTGCCCGGAGTTCACCGAGCTGGTGGACGCGATCGGAGACCCCGCACTGACCGTCGGGCTGTTCCAAGCCGCGCTCTACGCCTACTCTGAAGCCGGTGAGGTTGTGGAGGCGGTACGCCTAGGGCAGCGGGTCATTGATCTGGCGGACGGTGATCCCACCATGGGCAACCTGATCCTCGGTTCGCCGCTATCCATGACGCTTGGCATTACGGGCCTGGCCAAAATGCGACTGGGTATCGCGGGCTGGAAAGAGGACGCCGATGCAGCCGTTGCGATGGCGTCCCGGTTCGACGCGACCAGCCATGTCAGCGCGATCATGTGGAAGTACGTCGGCGCCATACCATTCGGGGTTCTGGTCGCCGATGGAACCGCCGTAGCCGAAACTAGCTTCGCGTTGCGGATAGCGGAGCAGGCCGGCGATGACTTCCTCCTGGGCCTCGCCCAACTGACCCACGGGCTGACGCTGATCCAGCGCGGCGGTCTCGAACGGGATGAAGGCCTTTCGCTGCTTCGCCGAGTACGTGAGTCGGCCGAGCGCGGCCGCTTCGTCAGAGTGGCGATACCGATAGTTGACCCCTACCTAGCCAGGGAGCTGGCTCGAACCGGCGAGATCGATAAGGCGATCGATTTGGCCCGATCGGTCTTCGACGACGACTTTGAGACCGGCGAAATGTTCTGGGTATGGCTGGCCGCCACGGTTTTGGTCGAATCGCTGCTAGCTCGCCGCGGCGATAGGGACTTGGCAGATGCGCAGATCGCCATGGACCGACTGGCGGCCTCGTCCCCGGGCCCCGAATATCTCCACCACGAACTCACGGTTCTGCGCTTGCGCGGTCTGCTCGCGCAAGCGCAGGGAGACGCGTTTGCCCACCAGCAGTTCATGGAGAGCTTCAGAGCCAAAGCTGCAGCGGCCGGATTCGAACCGCTCGCTTCACGGCAGGGCTAG
- a CDS encoding DUF2237 family protein, which translates to MPDRNVLGGPLEPCSNEPLTGFYRDGCCSSGPEDIGRHTICAVMTAEFLEHQRSIGNDLLTPVPEYRFPGLLPGDRWCVTALNWLRAHQDGCAAPVVLASTHERTLEVVPLEVLEEHKVDVPDDLANL; encoded by the coding sequence GTGCCTGATCGCAATGTGCTGGGTGGCCCGCTTGAGCCGTGCAGCAATGAACCGCTCACGGGGTTCTACCGCGACGGCTGCTGCTCTTCCGGACCCGAAGACATCGGCCGGCACACCATCTGCGCGGTGATGACCGCGGAGTTCCTGGAGCACCAGCGCTCCATCGGTAATGACTTGTTGACGCCGGTGCCCGAATACCGGTTCCCCGGCCTGCTGCCCGGGGACCGCTGGTGCGTCACCGCGCTGAACTGGCTTCGCGCCCACCAGGACGGCTGTGCCGCGCCGGTGGTGCTGGCAAGCACCCACGAGCGCACCCTCGAGGTCGTGCCGCTGGAGGTCCTCGAGGAACACAAGGTCGACGTTCCGGACGACCTAGCGAATTTGTAG
- a CDS encoding LLM class flavin-dependent oxidoreductase — MLLPVLRFNFGSPQGDPRTQSKLISAALEMAQWGESRGITTISVDEHHATGHGWSCNPIMAAAMFLARTERLIASVDCALGPLWNPVRLAEDIALVDNMSRGRLHTTVGLGYRTVEYDALGADFSQRGKLMDELVERMLTVWSGAGPYAGVCAGTWTRPHPPLYVGGGARATARRAARFGLPLSLADHLPEIDAYYRELCAGAGINPFVIMPGPTNRGMIYLHEDPDRAWAELGGHILWEAVTYGEWSTDERSLMHLPGVKTLDEVRASGRYRFLTPEQLIAEVRGDKQYGPIVLHPLVGGMPIDEAWKSVQLLADAVLPALG, encoded by the coding sequence GTGTTGCTGCCGGTGCTGCGGTTCAACTTCGGTTCCCCGCAGGGTGATCCACGCACACAGAGCAAGCTGATCTCAGCCGCGCTCGAGATGGCTCAGTGGGGCGAGTCCCGCGGCATCACCACGATCAGTGTCGATGAACACCACGCGACGGGACACGGGTGGAGCTGCAACCCCATCATGGCCGCGGCGATGTTTTTGGCGCGAACCGAGCGCCTGATCGCGAGCGTGGACTGCGCGCTCGGGCCGTTGTGGAACCCGGTCCGGCTCGCCGAAGACATCGCGCTCGTGGACAACATGAGTCGAGGACGGCTACATACCACCGTGGGCCTGGGTTATCGCACGGTCGAATATGACGCGCTGGGAGCGGATTTCAGTCAGCGCGGCAAGCTGATGGACGAGCTGGTCGAACGCATGCTGACGGTTTGGTCCGGCGCCGGTCCCTACGCGGGGGTCTGCGCCGGCACCTGGACCCGGCCGCATCCACCGCTGTATGTCGGCGGGGGCGCGCGCGCGACCGCGCGGCGCGCGGCGCGCTTCGGGCTGCCGCTCAGCTTGGCCGACCACCTGCCCGAGATCGACGCCTACTACCGTGAGCTGTGCGCCGGCGCCGGCATCAACCCGTTCGTCATCATGCCGGGACCGACCAATCGCGGAATGATCTACCTGCACGAAGATCCGGACCGGGCATGGGCGGAACTGGGTGGCCATATCCTCTGGGAGGCAGTCACTTACGGCGAATGGTCAACCGACGAGCGGTCTCTGATGCACCTGCCCGGAGTGAAAACCCTGGACGAGGTCAGGGCCTCGGGGCGATACCGTTTCCTGACGCCCGAGCAACTCATCGCCGAGGTCCGCGGTGATAAGCAGTACGGACCGATCGTGTTGCATCCACTGGTCGGCGGCATGCCCATCGACGAGGCGTGGAAGTCGGTTCAGCTGCTCGCCGATGCCGTGCTGCCGGCGCTCGGCTAG
- a CDS encoding VOC family protein has product MTLRPEDFYHTGIVVPDLDAAMARLTALAGYQWINPMSYTLPFRTVTGTHELTSTIVYSVQSPHIELVNEVPGTPWTAAPGNAVHHVGYFVDNLAESARVLESNGFTLEMTGDVGGSELSLFAYYVDSFGTRIEIVDRALFPDWPAFLRAASQPNGA; this is encoded by the coding sequence ATGACGCTCCGGCCCGAAGACTTCTACCACACCGGCATCGTGGTACCCGATCTCGATGCCGCGATGGCGCGGCTCACCGCGCTGGCGGGCTACCAGTGGATCAACCCGATGAGCTACACGCTGCCGTTCCGCACCGTGACGGGAACCCACGAGCTGACCTCCACCATCGTCTATTCGGTGCAGAGCCCGCACATCGAACTTGTCAACGAAGTCCCCGGCACCCCGTGGACGGCGGCACCGGGTAACGCCGTCCACCACGTCGGCTATTTCGTCGACAACCTGGCCGAATCGGCGCGGGTGTTGGAGAGTAACGGCTTCACTCTGGAAATGACCGGAGATGTTGGCGGATCGGAGCTTTCGCTGTTCGCCTACTACGTCGACTCCTTCGGTACCCGCATCGAGATCGTCGACCGAGCGCTGTTCCCCGATTGGCCGGCCTTCTTGCGGGCGGCATCACAGCCCAACGGAGCCTGA
- a CDS encoding MBL fold metallo-hydrolase codes for MFEPVYRNRPGADAMRPATAEQAEQIAPGLWCSPGLSNAYLLTTGAGRVIVNTGMGFEGPVHRANFDAVDPAPVRYIIFTQGHVDHVGGLDSVRDPETTVVAQANWTLWRDDNERLIPYRASRSAFAFQDTLTDGIRAIQRRLGTKHLAAQSVPVVDVDFDDTLSLEVGGRRLELISVPGGETNDSLAVWLPEERICLCGNVFGPLFGHIPNLVTMRGDRYRDALTAIESVERVRDLRPELLVTGHFDPIGGADRIHAELTRLRDAIQYVHDQTVAGMNAGKDVRTLMREITLPPEYEVGQGYGKVAWDVRAIWENYSGWFHHQSTTELYPVGFDAVAADVVELAGAEALVERARAHLAAGRPVHAIHLAELVPSDHQEAREVLREAHQSLLADSTNFWERAWLTRQIARNS; via the coding sequence ATGTTCGAACCGGTGTATCGCAACCGGCCGGGCGCCGACGCCATGCGCCCCGCCACCGCCGAACAGGCCGAGCAGATCGCCCCGGGGCTGTGGTGTTCACCGGGCCTGTCGAATGCCTACCTGCTGACCACCGGCGCCGGGCGAGTCATCGTCAACACCGGAATGGGTTTCGAGGGCCCGGTGCACCGCGCCAACTTCGACGCCGTCGACCCCGCACCGGTGCGTTACATCATTTTCACCCAGGGCCACGTCGACCACGTCGGCGGTCTGGACAGCGTGCGCGACCCGGAGACAACGGTTGTCGCACAAGCGAACTGGACGCTGTGGCGCGATGACAACGAACGCCTCATCCCGTATCGCGCGAGCCGCAGCGCCTTCGCGTTCCAAGACACCTTGACCGACGGCATCCGGGCCATTCAACGTCGTCTCGGCACCAAGCACCTGGCCGCTCAGAGCGTTCCCGTCGTCGATGTCGACTTCGACGACACGCTGTCGCTCGAGGTCGGTGGGCGGCGGCTGGAGCTAATCTCGGTGCCCGGCGGTGAGACCAACGACTCGCTCGCGGTGTGGCTGCCCGAGGAGCGGATCTGTCTGTGCGGTAACGTTTTTGGTCCATTGTTCGGCCACATTCCGAACCTGGTCACCATGCGCGGGGACCGGTACCGGGACGCCCTGACCGCCATCGAATCGGTTGAACGCGTGCGTGATCTGCGGCCCGAGCTCTTGGTGACCGGCCACTTCGACCCGATCGGGGGCGCCGATCGCATCCACGCCGAGCTGACCCGGCTGCGCGACGCGATCCAATACGTCCACGACCAGACCGTCGCCGGTATGAACGCCGGCAAGGACGTCCGGACCCTGATGCGCGAGATCACGTTGCCCCCGGAATACGAAGTGGGCCAAGGCTATGGGAAGGTCGCCTGGGATGTCCGGGCGATCTGGGAGAACTACTCGGGCTGGTTTCACCACCAGTCCACGACCGAACTCTATCCCGTCGGTTTCGACGCCGTCGCCGCCGATGTGGTCGAGTTGGCGGGCGCCGAGGCCCTCGTGGAACGGGCGCGGGCGCATCTGGCCGCGGGCCGCCCCGTGCACGCCATCCACCTCGCCGAGCTTGTTCCCTCCGACCATCAGGAGGCGCGTGAAGTGCTTCGCGAAGCGCACCAAAGCCTCCTGGCCGACAGCACGAACTTCTGGGAAAGAGCCTGGCTCACAAGGCAGATAGCGAGGAATTCATGA
- a CDS encoding sulfotransferase family protein translates to MGAAVDDIDFDDLTSPVLTDIQRQVLEFTEAKPVEFDVDRMLAEARDQAGVGDDLDDTDGFAERLAVHVAAIEADDGLTQLARSTLRQRVVRLLRNRLSLTDLIKRYPEIESIAIDKPFIVVGMPRSGTTHLVNLIASDPRRRALPYWESQDPIPALGQGPDIFGIDPRFARAKAEHDALMISAPVVAAMHDRFPEAIEEEVELLDLDLASYVLEWHARVPNWRDYYLELNQHRHYAYMKKVLQALTFLRGPRTWVLKSPQHCEQLGPLMATFPDATVAFTHRDPVAVVQSAITMMAYSDRLRRRSIDPAWLLDYWSDRVHRLLSAWVRDRDLVPAERSIDVSFHHLNGNEIPLLEDLYRRGGVELTPKARSRFQNYLDDNPRGKHGRIHYDLQRHFGISPDQLRERFGFYFNRFDVRPE, encoded by the coding sequence GTGGGTGCTGCGGTGGACGACATCGACTTCGACGATCTGACGTCGCCCGTGCTGACCGATATTCAACGTCAGGTCCTGGAGTTCACCGAGGCTAAACCCGTCGAATTCGACGTCGATCGGATGCTAGCCGAAGCCAGAGACCAGGCAGGCGTGGGTGACGACCTGGACGACACCGACGGCTTCGCTGAGCGGCTGGCCGTGCATGTGGCCGCGATCGAAGCCGACGACGGCCTGACCCAGCTTGCCCGCTCGACGTTGCGGCAGCGTGTGGTTCGCCTGCTGCGCAACCGGCTGTCGCTGACCGACCTCATCAAGAGGTATCCCGAGATCGAATCGATCGCGATCGACAAGCCCTTCATCGTCGTCGGAATGCCACGCTCGGGCACCACCCATCTGGTGAATTTGATCGCGTCCGATCCCCGCCGGCGCGCGCTGCCCTATTGGGAAAGCCAGGATCCGATACCGGCGCTGGGCCAGGGCCCCGACATCTTTGGGATCGACCCCCGCTTCGCGCGTGCCAAGGCCGAACACGACGCGCTCATGATCAGCGCTCCCGTGGTGGCCGCGATGCACGATCGTTTTCCCGAAGCGATCGAGGAGGAGGTCGAACTTCTCGACCTGGATCTGGCCTCCTATGTCCTGGAATGGCATGCGCGCGTGCCCAACTGGCGCGACTACTACCTGGAGCTGAACCAGCACCGGCACTACGCGTACATGAAGAAGGTGCTGCAGGCGTTGACGTTTCTGCGCGGCCCGCGGACCTGGGTTCTCAAGAGTCCCCAGCACTGTGAGCAACTCGGCCCGCTGATGGCCACCTTCCCGGACGCGACGGTGGCCTTCACCCACCGCGATCCCGTCGCCGTGGTCCAGTCGGCAATCACGATGATGGCCTATTCCGATCGGTTGCGCCGGCGGAGCATCGACCCTGCGTGGCTACTGGACTACTGGAGCGATCGCGTGCACCGGTTGCTCAGCGCTTGGGTTCGCGACCGCGATTTGGTGCCGGCCGAACGCAGCATCGATGTCAGCTTCCACCACCTCAACGGCAATGAAATACCGCTGCTGGAGGACCTATACCGACGCGGAGGCGTCGAGTTGACTCCCAAGGCGCGCAGCCGTTTTCAGAACTACCTTGACGACAATCCACGCGGCAAACACGGCCGTATCCACTACGACTTGCAACGACACTTCGGCATCTCGCCCGACCAACTTCGCGAGCGGTTCGGCTTTTACTTCAACAGGTTCGACGTCCGCCCCGAATAA